Proteins encoded together in one Balearica regulorum gibbericeps isolate bBalReg1 chromosome 3, bBalReg1.pri, whole genome shotgun sequence window:
- the LOC104636346 gene encoding serine/threonine-protein kinase Sgk1 isoform X1 — protein MSAALDIASINGSAGAAAGLAALAASLLPPCRPARKGSYLGLQRQPGAQSQPQRCRAAPGLSAGSEMRGKEEKSSLKAFMKQRRMGLNDFIQKIATNSYACKHPEVQSILKISQPQEPELMNANPSPPPSPSQQINLGPSSNPHAKPSDFHFLKVIGKGSFGKVLLARHKAEEQFYAVKVLQKKAILKKKEEKHIMSERNVLLKNVKHPFLVGLHFSFQTADKLYFVLDYINGGELFYHLQRERCFLEPRARFYAAEIASALGYLHSLNIVYRDLKPENILLDSQGHIVLTDFGLCKENIEHNGTTSTFCGTPEYLAPEVLHKQPYDRTVDWWCLGAVLYEMLYGLPPFYSRNTAEMYDNILNKPLQLKPNITNSARHLLEGLLQKDRTKRLGAKEDFMEIKNHIFFSPINWDDLINKKITPPFNPNVSGPSDLRHFDPEFTDEPVPNSIGQSPDSILITASVKEAAEAFLGFSYAPPVDSFL, from the exons ATGTCAGCCGCCCTCGATATTGCGTCCATAAACGGGTCAGCGGGAGCGGCGGCCGGCCTCGCCGCCCTCGCcgcctccctcctgcctccgTGCCGCCCGGCCAGGAAGGGGAGTTATTTGGGATTACAGCGGCAGCCGGGAGCTCAGTCACAGCCTCAGCGCTGCCGCGCCGCCCCCGGGCTCTCGGCAGGCAGCGAGATGAGGGGCAAAGAGGAGAAGTCGTCGCTGAAAG CTTTCATGAAGCAGAGAAGAATGGGGCTAAACGACTTCATTCAGAAGATAGCCACCAACTCCTATGCGTGCAAGCA CCCTGAAGTTCAGTCTATATTGAAAATCTCCCAGCCTCAAGAGCCTGAGCTTATGAATGCTAATCCTTCTCCTCCG ccCAGTCCTTCACAGCAGATCAATCTTGGTCCTTCGTCCAACCCACATGCCAAACCATCAGACTTCCATTTCTTAAAAGTGATTGGAAAAGGCAGTTTTGGGAAG GTTCTCCTTGCACGGCATAAGGCAGAAGAGCAGTTCTATGCTGTTAAAGTCCTGCAGAAAAAAGCAATCCTGAAGAAGAAGGAG gaGAAGCACATTATGTCAGAGCGCAATGTCctgctgaaaaatgtgaaacacCCCTTCCTGGTTGGGCTTCACTTCTCCTTCCAAACTGCAGACAAATTGTATTTTGTCCTAGACTACATCAATGGCGGAGAG TTGTTCTACCATCTCCAGAGGGAGCGTTGCTTCCTGGAGCCGAGAGCCCGATTTTACGCTGCTGAAATTGCCAGTGCACTGGGCTACCTGCACTCCCTGAATATTGTTTATCG CGACTTGAAGCCAGAGAATATCCTGCTCGATTCACAGGGGCACATTGTCTTGACTGACTTTGGactctgcaaagaaaacataGAGCACAACGGCACGACCTCCACCTTCTGCGGCACACCGGAG TATCTTGCTCCTGAAGTTCTTCATAAGCAGCCCTATGACCGGACCGTGGACTGGTGGTGCCTTGGAGCAGTCCTGTATGAGATGCTGTATGGCCTG CCGCCCTTCTACAGCAGGAACACGGCAGAAATGTACGACAACATCTTGAACAAACCCTTGCAGCTGAAGCCAAATATTACCAACTCAGCCAGACATCTCCTGGAAGGCCTCTTGCAGAAGGATAGGACAAAGAGGCTTGGCGCCAAGGAGGACTTT ATGGAGATTAAGAATCACATCTTCTTCTCCCCAATTAACTGGGATGATCTCATTAATAAGAAGATTACACCCCCGTTTAACCCAAATGTG AGTGGCCCCAGTGACCTGCGACACTTTGATCCGGAGTTCACAGATGAGCCAGTCCCCAACTCCATCGGCCAGTCCCCAGACAGCATCCTCATCACCGCCAGTGTCAAAGAAGCCGCTGAGGCTTTTTTGGGCTTCTCGTATGCCCCACCCGTGGACTCTTTCTtgtga
- the LOC104636346 gene encoding serine/threonine-protein kinase Sgk1 isoform X2, translating into MTVKAAEASGPTLTYSKMRGMVAILIAFMKQRRMGLNDFIQKIATNSYACKHPEVQSILKISQPQEPELMNANPSPPPSPSQQINLGPSSNPHAKPSDFHFLKVIGKGSFGKVLLARHKAEEQFYAVKVLQKKAILKKKEEKHIMSERNVLLKNVKHPFLVGLHFSFQTADKLYFVLDYINGGELFYHLQRERCFLEPRARFYAAEIASALGYLHSLNIVYRDLKPENILLDSQGHIVLTDFGLCKENIEHNGTTSTFCGTPEYLAPEVLHKQPYDRTVDWWCLGAVLYEMLYGLPPFYSRNTAEMYDNILNKPLQLKPNITNSARHLLEGLLQKDRTKRLGAKEDFMEIKNHIFFSPINWDDLINKKITPPFNPNVSGPSDLRHFDPEFTDEPVPNSIGQSPDSILITASVKEAAEAFLGFSYAPPVDSFL; encoded by the exons ATGACCGTGAAAGCAGCTGAGGCGTCGGGTCCTACCTTGACCTACTCGAAGATGAGGGGGATGGTGGCCATTCTCATCG CTTTCATGAAGCAGAGAAGAATGGGGCTAAACGACTTCATTCAGAAGATAGCCACCAACTCCTATGCGTGCAAGCA CCCTGAAGTTCAGTCTATATTGAAAATCTCCCAGCCTCAAGAGCCTGAGCTTATGAATGCTAATCCTTCTCCTCCG ccCAGTCCTTCACAGCAGATCAATCTTGGTCCTTCGTCCAACCCACATGCCAAACCATCAGACTTCCATTTCTTAAAAGTGATTGGAAAAGGCAGTTTTGGGAAG GTTCTCCTTGCACGGCATAAGGCAGAAGAGCAGTTCTATGCTGTTAAAGTCCTGCAGAAAAAAGCAATCCTGAAGAAGAAGGAG gaGAAGCACATTATGTCAGAGCGCAATGTCctgctgaaaaatgtgaaacacCCCTTCCTGGTTGGGCTTCACTTCTCCTTCCAAACTGCAGACAAATTGTATTTTGTCCTAGACTACATCAATGGCGGAGAG TTGTTCTACCATCTCCAGAGGGAGCGTTGCTTCCTGGAGCCGAGAGCCCGATTTTACGCTGCTGAAATTGCCAGTGCACTGGGCTACCTGCACTCCCTGAATATTGTTTATCG CGACTTGAAGCCAGAGAATATCCTGCTCGATTCACAGGGGCACATTGTCTTGACTGACTTTGGactctgcaaagaaaacataGAGCACAACGGCACGACCTCCACCTTCTGCGGCACACCGGAG TATCTTGCTCCTGAAGTTCTTCATAAGCAGCCCTATGACCGGACCGTGGACTGGTGGTGCCTTGGAGCAGTCCTGTATGAGATGCTGTATGGCCTG CCGCCCTTCTACAGCAGGAACACGGCAGAAATGTACGACAACATCTTGAACAAACCCTTGCAGCTGAAGCCAAATATTACCAACTCAGCCAGACATCTCCTGGAAGGCCTCTTGCAGAAGGATAGGACAAAGAGGCTTGGCGCCAAGGAGGACTTT ATGGAGATTAAGAATCACATCTTCTTCTCCCCAATTAACTGGGATGATCTCATTAATAAGAAGATTACACCCCCGTTTAACCCAAATGTG AGTGGCCCCAGTGACCTGCGACACTTTGATCCGGAGTTCACAGATGAGCCAGTCCCCAACTCCATCGGCCAGTCCCCAGACAGCATCCTCATCACCGCCAGTGTCAAAGAAGCCGCTGAGGCTTTTTTGGGCTTCTCGTATGCCCCACCCGTGGACTCTTTCTtgtga